A portion of the Bifidobacterium sp. ESL0800 genome contains these proteins:
- the rplL gene encoding 50S ribosomal protein L7/L12 translates to MAKLSSDELLDAFKEMTLVELSDFVKKFEDEFDVEASAPAVAVAAAPAAGAGDGAEEKTEFDVVLSSFGDKKIQVIKAVKNITGKGLADAKALVDGAPTTILEKAKKDDAEKAKSEIEEAGGTVELK, encoded by the coding sequence ATGGCTAAGCTCTCAAGCGATGAGCTCCTCGACGCGTTCAAGGAAATGACCCTGGTTGAACTCTCCGACTTCGTCAAGAAGTTTGAGGACGAGTTCGATGTCGAAGCCTCCGCTCCGGCCGTTGCCGTTGCCGCCGCTCCTGCCGCTGGCGCAGGCGATGGCGCTGAAGAGAAGACCGAGTTCGACGTCGTGCTCTCCTCCTTCGGCGACAAGAAGATCCAGGTCATCAAGGCCGTCAAGAACATCACCGGCAAGGGTCTGGCTGACGCCAAGGCGCTCGTCGACGGTGCTCCTACCACCATCCTCGAGAAGGCCAAGAAGGACGACGCCGAGAAGGCCAAGTCCGAGATCGAAGAGGCCGGCGGCACCGTCGAACTCAAGTAG
- a CDS encoding 5-formyltetrahydrofolate cyclo-ligase — MGEKCENIDALKRDMRREAIGRRRQASGAERTAAGKRLEKLGASLLDGTDGQTMGLEPGDTVAAYVSMGTEVPTLGLLDELVRRRLRALVPRLGKGRDIGWSEYCGESGLRQMSHTATGGLRPAEPDGKVLEPNAIADASIVFIPAFAIDLDGTRLGRGGGWYDQVLKLCRSDALKVGVCWDSEFIDRHGAVPREPHDIPVDAVMTDKRVIAL; from the coding sequence ATGGGCGAGAAATGCGAAAATATCGATGCGCTGAAACGCGACATGCGACGCGAGGCCATCGGCAGACGAAGGCAAGCGAGCGGGGCCGAACGGACTGCAGCCGGCAAACGACTGGAAAAACTTGGCGCATCGCTGTTGGATGGCACGGATGGCCAGACCATGGGTTTGGAGCCCGGAGACACTGTTGCCGCTTACGTTTCGATGGGGACGGAAGTGCCGACGCTGGGGCTGTTGGACGAACTGGTCAGGCGTCGGTTGCGGGCGCTTGTCCCACGGCTCGGCAAAGGGCGCGATATCGGATGGAGCGAATATTGCGGCGAATCCGGGCTGCGCCAGATGTCGCACACCGCAACGGGCGGGCTGAGACCGGCGGAACCGGACGGCAAAGTACTCGAGCCGAACGCCATCGCCGACGCGAGCATCGTTTTCATACCGGCTTTCGCCATCGACCTCGACGGCACTCGGTTGGGTCGCGGAGGCGGCTGGTATGACCAGGTTTTGAAGCTTTGCCGGTCCGATGCGCTGAAAGTCGGCGTCTGCTGGGATTCCGAATTCATCGATCGCCATGGCGCCGTACCCCGCGAACCCCACGATATTCCGGTCGACGCGGTGATGACGGATAAGCGGGTCATCGCCTTATAG
- a CDS encoding SAF domain-containing protein, whose translation MRQTRTALAALCVGLAVFFALQSISSSVATKTAVTATRAIKRGQTIRADDLKTVQIADSPALANVFSSDGDVKGLVAQVDIENGSVISRPMARASPVIGHGLTTIDVKISGSSKALIPGDKVSLVGSGGCASLPDAPDQNPAANRQTEADTEPANASDASTTGTGEPANGQTPTGQVEEPDTDVGTAPSTATPPTQSDEQTCILASQATVTGNPHRDESGNVTTMLAMPPRDAARIMAAQERMPILAAKL comes from the coding sequence ATGCGGCAGACACGTACCGCACTCGCGGCGCTGTGTGTCGGGCTTGCCGTTTTCTTTGCATTACAGTCTATTTCCAGCAGCGTCGCCACCAAAACCGCCGTCACGGCCACGCGTGCCATCAAACGCGGGCAGACCATCCGCGCCGATGATCTCAAAACCGTACAAATCGCCGACAGCCCTGCATTGGCCAACGTTTTCAGCTCGGATGGCGACGTAAAAGGACTCGTGGCGCAAGTGGACATCGAAAACGGCAGCGTCATCTCCCGGCCCATGGCGCGGGCCTCGCCAGTGATCGGACACGGACTGACCACCATAGACGTCAAAATCAGCGGGTCGTCAAAGGCCTTGATTCCCGGCGACAAGGTGTCGCTTGTCGGCAGCGGCGGATGCGCATCCCTGCCGGATGCACCAGATCAAAACCCTGCCGCAAACCGGCAGACGGAAGCCGATACGGAACCTGCAAATGCGTCTGACGCAAGCACAACAGGAACCGGAGAACCGGCAAACGGGCAGACACCGACCGGTCAGGTCGAAGAACCGGACACCGACGTCGGTACAGCGCCGAGCACGGCAACACCTCCAACGCAATCGGATGAACAAACCTGCATATTGGCGAGTCAGGCGACGGTCACGGGCAACCCGCATCGCGACGAGAGCGGCAATGTCACCACGATGCTGGCCATGCCACCGCGGGATGCCGCACGAATCATGGCGGCGCAGGAGCGTATGCCGATTCTGGCCGCCAAACTCTAG
- the pstB gene encoding phosphate ABC transporter ATP-binding protein PstB, which translates to MGQRIDVEHLNVYYGDFLAVQDVNLNIQANKVTAFIGPSGCGKSTVLRTLDRMHEITPGARVEGKVLLDGRDLYGKGVDPVAVRRDVGMVFQKANPFPTMSIRENVLAGIRLNNRHISKADADELVEWALRGANLWNEVKDRLDKPGIGLSGGQQQRLCIARAVAVHPQVLLMDEPCSALDPISTLAVEDLINELKRDYTIVIVTHNMQQAARVADYTAFFNLKAVGKPGHLEYFADTTTMFNNPQNEEAERYISGRFG; encoded by the coding sequence ATGGGGCAACGCATCGATGTCGAACACCTGAACGTCTACTACGGCGATTTCCTGGCCGTTCAGGACGTCAATCTCAACATTCAGGCCAACAAGGTCACCGCGTTCATCGGACCGTCCGGCTGCGGCAAATCCACGGTCCTGCGAACGCTCGACCGCATGCACGAGATCACGCCGGGAGCGCGGGTCGAGGGCAAGGTGCTGCTCGACGGGCGTGATCTCTATGGCAAGGGGGTCGATCCGGTGGCCGTGCGCCGCGATGTCGGCATGGTTTTCCAGAAGGCCAATCCGTTCCCGACGATGTCCATTCGCGAGAACGTCTTGGCCGGTATTCGCTTGAACAACCGCCATATTTCAAAAGCCGACGCTGACGAGCTCGTGGAATGGGCCCTGCGCGGCGCGAATCTGTGGAACGAGGTCAAGGACAGGCTTGACAAACCGGGCATCGGGCTTTCCGGCGGCCAACAGCAGCGCCTGTGCATCGCCCGCGCCGTCGCCGTCCACCCGCAGGTGCTCCTGATGGACGAGCCCTGTTCCGCTCTCGACCCGATCTCCACGCTCGCGGTCGAAGATCTCATCAACGAGCTCAAGCGCGACTACACCATCGTCATCGTCACCCACAACATGCAGCAGGCCGCGCGCGTAGCCGATTACACCGCCTTCTTCAACTTGAAGGCCGTCGGCAAGCCCGGCCATCTCGAGTATTTCGCCGACACCACCACGATGTTCAACAACCCGCAAAACGAAGAGGCCGAGCGCTACATCTCCGGCCGTTTCGGGTGA
- a CDS encoding FHA domain-containing protein, with protein MSDPRTTKHWVIKVNGSTKVDVGPGENVEIGRRPLRPLSDDGHRRLEIDDDTRSMSKRHAVFTVAANGGASLTDLNSTNGSYVVDEKGLRPLTPNQDFILPDSPMRLQFGDVPVDFVRVEVDESPESGNQVTDLFDYAASGGENTDIEPDLNEMSVDDILNLRAGEPTTAFSAADVANRIGVSATAGRDGKTDSHNISGQAANDNGANADDLAGETPLPVEAGAGQNVGEPQVDHAIDQISLNVMTPDSQAEDSKARDLFKDAMTSVAEDKAEEPGRLADAGNKVSQPAANDTAVPLENISSSAGLQTRQVSLPSRRNNGQRSQKTGNEQQPMGSPIAAQSQPNMNGAGVRASNDHGNLRAGAGNNINGDADNTDADSNGTVSADEARRRTDNGINGFSAFGQTPVDQDTPVFVAMDGDPRQSEGGGARPRLDFSGSQNSQNDSAQGKTAEERNKFMPPIRDVADSPMTSGVVNGDDGLSDAQQGFKPAFEPGSVFEKVSNGEFDQPQPEVEVEGMSSQDAKATTDFSLQFEMAKHPELLPFLAMNPSLYDDLYAWLSAVGNDDIDAALSYNSGYIEYCKEVGEGRKQ; from the coding sequence GTGTCTGATCCGCGAACGACGAAACATTGGGTCATCAAGGTCAATGGCTCTACGAAAGTCGATGTCGGCCCCGGCGAAAACGTTGAGATCGGACGCAGACCTTTGCGCCCGCTTTCCGATGACGGGCATCGTCGTTTGGAGATCGACGACGATACGCGTTCGATGTCGAAGAGGCACGCGGTATTCACCGTGGCGGCCAATGGCGGGGCATCGCTCACTGACTTGAATTCCACCAACGGATCGTATGTGGTCGATGAAAAAGGGCTGCGGCCGTTGACGCCGAATCAGGATTTCATCCTTCCGGATTCGCCCATGAGATTGCAGTTCGGCGATGTCCCGGTTGACTTTGTACGCGTCGAGGTGGATGAAAGTCCTGAGAGCGGCAACCAGGTTACCGATTTGTTCGACTATGCCGCAAGCGGTGGTGAAAACACCGATATAGAGCCCGATCTTAACGAAATGTCCGTCGATGACATTCTGAACTTACGTGCCGGGGAACCGACCACGGCTTTCAGCGCGGCGGATGTGGCCAATCGTATCGGGGTTTCGGCAACCGCCGGGAGAGACGGCAAGACCGATTCCCACAATATCAGCGGGCAGGCGGCGAACGACAATGGTGCGAACGCAGACGATCTTGCTGGCGAAACCCCGCTGCCGGTCGAGGCCGGCGCAGGCCAGAATGTCGGAGAGCCGCAAGTCGATCACGCCATCGACCAGATTTCATTGAACGTGATGACGCCTGATTCGCAAGCCGAGGACTCCAAGGCTCGTGACCTGTTCAAAGACGCCATGACGAGTGTTGCCGAAGACAAGGCCGAAGAGCCCGGCAGGCTCGCCGATGCCGGCAACAAGGTTTCGCAGCCGGCGGCAAACGATACTGCGGTCCCGCTCGAGAATATATCGTCGTCGGCCGGACTTCAGACGCGACAGGTCTCTTTGCCTTCCCGCCGAAATAACGGACAGCGTTCCCAGAAGACTGGCAACGAGCAGCAACCGATGGGCTCGCCGATAGCGGCGCAGTCGCAGCCCAATATGAACGGAGCTGGGGTTCGAGCTTCCAACGATCACGGCAATCTCCGTGCCGGCGCTGGTAACAACATCAACGGCGACGCCGATAACACCGACGCCGACAGTAACGGAACCGTTTCCGCAGACGAAGCAAGGCGGCGGACAGACAATGGTATAAACGGTTTTTCCGCATTCGGACAGACCCCGGTCGATCAGGACACCCCGGTATTCGTCGCGATGGATGGCGATCCTCGTCAAAGTGAGGGTGGCGGCGCTCGTCCTCGTTTGGATTTCAGTGGTTCGCAGAATTCGCAGAACGATTCGGCGCAGGGCAAGACCGCTGAGGAACGCAACAAGTTCATGCCTCCGATCAGGGACGTTGCAGACTCGCCAATGACCTCTGGAGTCGTGAATGGCGATGACGGCTTGTCCGACGCGCAGCAGGGCTTCAAACCCGCTTTCGAACCTGGATCGGTTTTCGAAAAGGTATCAAATGGCGAATTCGACCAGCCGCAGCCCGAAGTCGAAGTGGAGGGTATGAGTTCGCAGGACGCCAAGGCGACCACGGATTTTTCGCTACAGTTCGAAATGGCGAAACACCCCGAGCTTCTGCCGTTCCTGGCGATGAACCCCTCGCTGTATGACGATTTGTATGCATGGCTTTCGGCGGTGGGCAACGATGATATCGACGCCGCGCTTTCATATAATTCAGGATATATCGAATACTGTAAAGAGGTTGGGGAGGGACGTAAACAATGA
- a CDS encoding helicase, whose product MSETNQTMNGIQRMRKWYDSYRNGLVPSPLEDVGQLTAQLDLTHAHPSGIAQLFASGHTTLDSMFRDAGMLRAAGRRLERVLDDRAAKTRSAGVAELSLVVGVATWIGNSVPVLLYPVEVHHKPDGRETDAVIRFTGHVSLNPAFTTAMHDQHLDIDEVALFDGRNYASGTPDTSSVFTAIVDEVKPTIADFDIERNIILGCFMDPATKMLAESRRIIDALASKPSGNAALDALAGAPDAIGALKDTKLPSFSPFDADPHSEHEAGDVDNIVRYAANMAAQGHSLFADVAPGNDTAQISAAIASRCISAGRTVLYVPAVAGQKKRFTHEMETCHMGGRVVDMADSKAASQIDKELIAAVGFKPGAAVARFDQVADELVGVRSRLTRYLGDLHGVSKEWGVSAYQTIQNLASISAMPTHPATHVRLSNESARAIAPHMDEWIKKLRKAGEYGEFTVGPQTTPWYGASLFTQDEAVNAYQKVENLLQRLLPATREQVASVAETCGFPVPSTAQEWGRQVTVLKNLRRVLDVFQPEIFERDIDSMIEASKPKAQRKAEGTSMGFWERRRHVKEAKSLLRAGSQVEDLHEALQVVDKQSQQWHEIVPHGGWPVLPAKLDTIVETQESLMHDITALDTVLATTLEGGDLQSVDLARLEERLKALYSDRVALDTLPGRASLEREFHSVGLDALIEDMRNRRVSVDAVEGELQLSWWTTVFEDIVRSSAIISNQDGSALQSAADRFVQVDVDHVNSVGPMLEQEAMRHLCDMLFSHTQEANQLHTLLASNMNVPLNHIIREYPRILAAAKPVIMATPFTLAVLSDPQPLADVAIIDAASHIPSLELLSILSRAKRVVLIAHQSTITSESLNALVALLPKVTIETRPVCRDPRLSSFLSAQGYGSARKDVATESMQGKVRFHRVEANGVPVLATGLVESSQQEIDEVIAVIKQRAGAFTVVPTGYLLAVVTLTPVFRTRLGAELKSLSLKDEAMGRFLRHVRLVDLDEVTGVRATDVILSLCFAKTSHGRLLQQFGTLEGEGGDGKLLDALALADRNVDIISAFASADMEDDRLHQPGPKLLKVMLKWAEGLGREVVRPSVSLKGDNVLFNDLADRIRARGLKVAANYGFDGATSIPLVVGLKDKPFSLAVMTDDAQFMGVQSTRKRHRVLMQDLTSLGWSVMTVWSVAAFVNPDKEVDRIVSRISDLYREVR is encoded by the coding sequence ATGAGCGAAACGAACCAGACAATGAACGGCATCCAACGGATGCGCAAATGGTATGACAGCTATCGCAACGGGCTTGTGCCTTCGCCTTTGGAAGACGTCGGGCAGCTCACCGCACAGCTCGATTTGACCCACGCCCACCCCTCCGGCATCGCGCAGCTCTTTGCCAGCGGGCACACTACCCTTGATTCCATGTTCCGTGACGCTGGAATGTTGCGTGCCGCCGGCCGCAGGCTTGAGCGCGTTCTTGACGACAGAGCCGCCAAAACCAGGTCCGCCGGAGTCGCCGAGCTGTCGTTGGTGGTCGGTGTGGCCACCTGGATTGGCAATTCGGTCCCCGTTCTGCTCTATCCGGTTGAGGTCCACCATAAGCCGGATGGCCGTGAGACCGATGCCGTCATCCGTTTCACCGGCCATGTCAGTCTCAATCCCGCGTTTACGACGGCCATGCACGACCAACATCTTGACATCGACGAGGTCGCTCTTTTCGATGGCAGAAACTATGCCAGCGGCACCCCCGATACTTCTTCCGTGTTCACCGCCATCGTCGATGAGGTAAAGCCGACGATAGCGGATTTCGACATCGAGCGCAACATCATCCTGGGCTGCTTCATGGATCCCGCCACCAAGATGCTCGCCGAAAGCCGTCGCATCATCGATGCTCTGGCCAGCAAACCGAGCGGCAACGCCGCCCTTGACGCGTTGGCCGGTGCCCCTGACGCCATCGGCGCCTTGAAAGATACGAAATTGCCGAGCTTCAGCCCCTTCGATGCCGATCCGCATAGCGAGCATGAAGCCGGAGATGTCGACAATATTGTGCGTTATGCCGCGAATATGGCGGCACAGGGACATTCGCTGTTTGCCGACGTCGCGCCGGGCAACGACACGGCGCAGATATCCGCGGCTATCGCTTCCCGTTGCATCAGCGCCGGCAGAACCGTGCTTTACGTACCGGCGGTGGCAGGGCAGAAGAAACGTTTCACTCACGAAATGGAAACCTGCCATATGGGCGGCCGCGTGGTCGATATGGCCGATTCCAAGGCGGCGTCGCAGATCGATAAGGAACTGATCGCAGCCGTTGGTTTCAAGCCGGGTGCCGCCGTCGCCCGCTTCGATCAGGTTGCCGATGAACTCGTCGGGGTGCGCTCGCGTCTGACCCGTTACCTCGGAGACCTGCACGGGGTGAGCAAGGAATGGGGTGTCTCCGCTTACCAGACCATTCAGAATCTGGCCAGCATTTCCGCGATGCCGACCCATCCGGCCACCCATGTCCGTCTTTCCAATGAATCCGCAAGGGCCATCGCCCCCCACATGGACGAATGGATCAAAAAGCTTCGTAAGGCCGGCGAATACGGTGAATTCACCGTCGGCCCGCAGACCACACCGTGGTATGGGGCCTCGCTGTTCACACAGGACGAGGCGGTCAACGCCTATCAGAAGGTCGAGAACCTGCTTCAGCGCCTTCTTCCCGCCACGCGCGAGCAAGTGGCGTCGGTCGCTGAAACCTGTGGTTTCCCGGTGCCGTCGACAGCGCAGGAATGGGGCCGTCAGGTCACTGTCCTGAAGAACCTGCGTCGCGTGCTCGACGTGTTCCAGCCCGAAATTTTCGAACGCGATATCGATTCGATGATCGAAGCCAGCAAGCCAAAGGCTCAACGTAAGGCCGAGGGGACGAGCATGGGCTTCTGGGAGCGTCGTCGCCACGTCAAGGAGGCCAAGAGCCTGCTGCGGGCCGGCTCCCAGGTGGAAGATCTGCACGAGGCGTTGCAGGTTGTGGACAAGCAATCGCAACAGTGGCATGAAATCGTGCCTCATGGCGGTTGGCCTGTGCTTCCTGCGAAGTTGGATACGATCGTGGAAACGCAGGAATCGCTGATGCACGACATTACGGCGCTCGATACCGTGCTCGCTACCACGCTCGAGGGCGGAGATCTGCAAAGTGTCGATTTGGCGAGACTCGAAGAAAGGCTCAAGGCACTGTATTCGGATCGCGTGGCGCTGGACACCTTGCCGGGACGCGCCAGCCTCGAACGTGAGTTCCATTCCGTGGGACTTGACGCGTTGATTGAGGACATGCGCAACCGCCGGGTGTCCGTGGACGCCGTGGAAGGGGAGCTTCAGCTCTCCTGGTGGACGACGGTCTTTGAAGATATCGTCCGGTCTTCGGCGATTATCTCCAACCAGGACGGATCCGCCTTGCAGTCCGCAGCCGACCGGTTTGTGCAGGTCGATGTCGACCACGTCAACTCCGTAGGGCCCATGCTCGAGCAGGAGGCCATGCGCCATCTGTGCGATATGCTCTTCTCTCACACGCAGGAAGCCAACCAGCTGCACACGTTGCTGGCCAGCAATATGAATGTGCCGTTGAACCATATCATCCGCGAATATCCTCGGATTCTTGCGGCGGCGAAGCCGGTCATCATGGCCACGCCTTTCACGCTTGCCGTGTTGAGCGACCCCCAGCCTCTGGCCGATGTGGCCATCATCGATGCGGCCTCCCATATTCCTTCCCTTGAATTGCTGAGCATACTGAGCCGCGCCAAGCGTGTTGTTCTCATCGCCCACCAATCCACCATCACCTCCGAATCGTTGAACGCTTTGGTCGCTTTGCTGCCCAAGGTCACCATTGAAACACGGCCGGTATGCCGCGATCCGCGTCTCTCGTCCTTCCTTTCCGCCCAAGGTTACGGTAGCGCCCGCAAGGATGTGGCCACGGAATCGATGCAGGGCAAGGTGCGTTTCCACAGGGTCGAAGCCAACGGCGTGCCCGTGCTTGCCACTGGATTGGTGGAAAGCAGCCAACAGGAAATCGATGAGGTCATTGCCGTGATCAAGCAACGTGCCGGGGCCTTTACCGTCGTGCCGACCGGTTATCTGCTCGCGGTGGTCACGCTGACTCCGGTTTTCCGCACGAGGCTCGGCGCCGAGTTGAAGTCGTTGTCGTTGAAGGACGAAGCCATGGGACGCTTCCTTCGCCACGTACGTCTGGTCGATCTCGATGAGGTGACCGGGGTGCGCGCCACCGATGTCATCCTTTCGCTGTGCTTCGCCAAGACCTCGCACGGCCGTCTTCTCCAGCAGTTCGGAACGTTGGAAGGCGAGGGCGGCGACGGCAAGTTGCTCGATGCCCTCGCCCTGGCCGATCGCAATGTCGACATCATCTCTGCGTTCGCTTCTGCGGATATGGAAGATGACCGTCTCCACCAGCCAGGTCCAAAGCTGTTGAAGGTCATGCTCAAGTGGGCCGAGGGCCTGGGCAGGGAAGTGGTGCGTCCCTCGGTGTCGCTTAAAGGCGACAACGTCCTGTTCAACGATCTGGCCGACCGCATCCGTGCGCGCGGGCTCAAGGTGGCCGCCAATTATGGTTTCGATGGTGCTACCTCCATTCCTCTGGTCGTCGGCCTGAAAGACAAGCCGTTCTCGCTGGCGGTGATGACCGATGACGCGCAGTTCATGGGCGTCCAGTCAACGCGCAAACGTCACCGTGTGCTGATGCAGGACCTGACATCGCTCGGCTGGTCGGTCATGACCGTTTGGAGCGTGGCCGCGTTCGTCAATCCGGACAAGGAAGTTGACCGGATTGTCAGCCGTATCAGCGACCTGTATCGAGAGGTTCGCTGA
- a CDS encoding NCS2 family permease, whose translation MDRFFHLKENHTTVSTEITAGITTFFAMSYIIVVNPQVLSTTGMPWGAVFLATIIASIVGTLVMGLFANVPYAQSASMGLNAFFAYTVCAGLGFTWQETLCMTFLCGLINILITVTSIRKLVIACIPESLQHAIGGGIGLFVMYVGMLNVGFISFTPGDPKAAAKGGPINATPGLATLNTPTLWVFLIGLAIAIVLTLLKVRGSLLIAIIAAALIGIPFGITNMSHAVSISDTFAQLPTTFLAIFSPQGFPALFGNLGRLPLVIVTIFAFSMSDTFDTIGTFVGTGRKTGIFSDEDIRNMANGKGFSSKMDKALFADSIATSIGGLFGTSNVTTYVESSAGIAAGGRTGLTSVTVSACFLISMFLSPLVSAIPSAATAGTLVVVGCMMASSLKEVQWNDLAEAIPALFASVFMALSYSISYGIAAGFIMYCLVKICKKEIKDIHPVMWVVTVLFILDFALQAVL comes from the coding sequence ATGGACAGGTTCTTCCATCTTAAAGAAAATCACACCACAGTATCCACTGAAATTACAGCAGGCATCACCACCTTCTTCGCGATGAGCTATATCATCGTCGTCAATCCGCAAGTGCTGAGCACCACCGGCATGCCATGGGGCGCCGTGTTCCTCGCCACCATCATCGCCTCCATCGTCGGCACGCTCGTCATGGGCCTCTTCGCCAACGTTCCCTACGCCCAGTCCGCCAGCATGGGTCTCAACGCCTTCTTCGCCTACACGGTGTGCGCCGGCCTCGGCTTCACTTGGCAGGAGACGCTGTGTATGACATTCCTGTGCGGCCTGATCAACATCCTGATCACCGTCACCTCCATCCGTAAGCTCGTCATCGCCTGCATCCCCGAGTCCCTGCAGCACGCCATCGGCGGCGGCATCGGCCTGTTCGTGATGTACGTCGGCATGTTGAACGTCGGCTTCATCTCCTTTACTCCCGGCGACCCGAAGGCCGCGGCCAAGGGCGGCCCGATCAACGCCACCCCTGGACTGGCCACGCTCAACACGCCGACCCTCTGGGTCTTCCTCATCGGCCTGGCCATCGCCATCGTGCTCACCCTGCTCAAGGTTCGCGGGTCGCTCTTGATCGCGATCATCGCCGCCGCGCTTATCGGCATCCCCTTCGGCATCACCAACATGAGCCACGCGGTCTCCATCTCTGACACCTTCGCCCAGCTACCCACCACCTTCCTCGCGATCTTCAGTCCGCAGGGCTTCCCGGCGCTGTTCGGCAACCTCGGCCGTCTGCCGCTCGTGATCGTCACCATCTTCGCCTTCTCCATGTCCGACACCTTCGACACCATCGGCACCTTCGTGGGCACAGGGCGCAAGACCGGCATCTTCTCCGACGAGGACATCAGGAACATGGCCAACGGCAAGGGCTTCAGCTCCAAGATGGACAAGGCCCTCTTCGCCGACTCCATCGCCACTTCCATCGGCGGCCTGTTCGGCACCTCCAACGTCACCACCTACGTCGAGTCCTCCGCAGGCATCGCCGCGGGCGGTCGCACCGGCCTGACTTCGGTCACCGTTTCCGCTTGCTTCCTCATCTCGATGTTCCTCTCGCCGCTGGTCTCCGCGATTCCGTCCGCTGCCACTGCCGGCACCCTGGTCGTGGTCGGCTGCATGATGGCCTCCAGCTTGAAGGAAGTGCAGTGGAACGATCTCGCCGAGGCGATCCCGGCTCTCTTCGCCTCCGTGTTCATGGCGCTTTCCTACTCCATCTCCTATGGCATCGCCGCGGGCTTCATCATGTACTGCCTGGTGAAGATCTGCAAGAAGGAGATCAAGGACATCCACCCGGTGATGTGGGTGGTCACCGTCCTCTTCATCCTCGACTTCGCGCTTCAGGCCGTGCTTTGA
- a CDS encoding FmdB family zinc ribbon protein → MPTYHYRCKNCGYDFTEQQSFSDDPITVCPKCGEEQVRKVYSAVPIEFKGHGFYRTDKGGSSSSSKK, encoded by the coding sequence TTGCCTACTTATCACTATCGTTGCAAGAATTGTGGATACGATTTCACCGAACAGCAGTCATTCTCCGACGATCCCATCACCGTCTGCCCGAAGTGCGGCGAAGAGCAGGTGCGCAAGGTCTACTCGGCGGTGCCCATCGAGTTCAAAGGGCACGGCTTCTACCGCACCGACAAGGGCGGTTCGTCGTCTTCATCCAAGAAATGA
- the rplJ gene encoding 50S ribosomal protein L10 translates to MKRPDKAKVIEELTEQFRDADAVYLTEYRGLTVPQISDLREKLGRDTSYSVAKNTLARIAAKEAGYEGFDEVLAGPSAITFVKGDYVEAAKILRDFAKKNKALVIKGGFADGTMYDAEGFMKLASLKSRDTLLAEMAGDLKESMAKAARTFAALPTKAVRTIDALREKQEKAA, encoded by the coding sequence ATGAAAAGGCCCGATAAGGCAAAGGTGATCGAGGAGCTCACGGAGCAATTCCGTGACGCCGACGCGGTCTACCTGACCGAGTACCGCGGGCTTACCGTTCCGCAGATTTCCGATCTGCGCGAAAAGCTAGGCCGCGATACTTCCTACTCAGTGGCTAAGAACACGCTCGCTCGCATCGCCGCCAAAGAGGCTGGATACGAAGGCTTCGATGAAGTCCTCGCCGGCCCCTCCGCAATCACTTTCGTCAAGGGTGATTACGTCGAGGCTGCGAAGATCCTGCGTGACTTCGCCAAGAAAAACAAGGCCCTCGTCATCAAGGGTGGTTTCGCAGACGGAACCATGTACGACGCCGAAGGCTTCATGAAACTCGCGAGCCTCAAGTCCCGCGATACGCTGCTTGCCGAAATGGCCGGAGACCTCAAGGAATCCATGGCCAAGGCCGCTCGCACCTTCGCCGCTCTGCCTACCAAGGCCGTGCGTACGATCGATGCGCTGCGCGAGAAGCAGGAAAAGGCCGCTTGA